One region of Streptomyces sp. NBC_00442 genomic DNA includes:
- a CDS encoding GNAT family N-acetyltransferase gives MTEIRTPRLLLRRWTDDDLVPMAEINADPEVMRWIGDGSVRDLDRTAADIERWEEEWDDEGFGLFAVELLGSGEMIGFTGLSVPHFLPEAEHEVEIGWRLGLPFWGQGYASEAAHAALEFALQDRGLDRVISVSRVGNDASENVMRKLGMKLERETVHPEFGHALNIHSIDLSEYAA, from the coding sequence ATGACCGAGATCCGCACCCCCCGCCTCCTGCTGCGCCGCTGGACCGACGACGACCTCGTCCCCATGGCGGAGATCAACGCCGACCCGGAGGTCATGCGCTGGATCGGCGACGGCTCGGTCCGCGACCTGGACAGGACCGCCGCGGACATCGAGAGGTGGGAGGAGGAGTGGGACGACGAGGGCTTCGGGCTCTTCGCCGTCGAGCTTCTCGGATCCGGCGAGATGATCGGCTTCACCGGCCTGTCCGTGCCGCACTTCCTGCCCGAGGCCGAGCACGAGGTCGAGATCGGCTGGCGGCTCGGCCTGCCCTTCTGGGGCCAGGGGTACGCGTCCGAGGCGGCCCACGCCGCGCTGGAGTTCGCGCTCCAGGACCGCGGGCTCGACCGTGTCATCAGCGTCTCGCGCGTGGGCAACGACGCCTCGGAGAACGTGATGCGCAAGCTCGGGATGAAGCTGGAGCGCGAGACCGTCCACCCGGAGTTCGGGCACGCCCTGAACATCCACTCCATCGACCTGAGCGAGTACGCGGCCTGA
- a CDS encoding type ISP restriction/modification enzyme, which yields MLGVSDDLPLLDDLMPWSVAPPRLGRDWVTAPDERTLRARWDLLVRSEGAERERLFGASRARTPRTTVAALPGSARGTGPFAQERGPCPDPVRFRHGPFDEQWLLPDQRLIDAARPELWRVADGHQLFLVERGYVPKADGPALSVSAVLPDGRSPAGRPGRIRPLYRRPAGREPNLAPGLLAFLSGIHDRAVAPHEVTAWAVAAARPSAAGCLVPLPEDPHLWSTGVALGQRVSELTTRGARGGDKPRLPGGRRPYVRAAVPARPRELRYDAAEEVLHIGDGGRIAPVPPEAWEFRVDGLRILELWFERRTGPAQAGTLAAVGPAGWPQEWTSDLLELITVLALLDELRSQQAELTRAVTKTVTREALRAAGVLPVPDAARRPASVLDHHEEGPGGQFALV from the coding sequence ATGCTGGGCGTGAGCGATGACCTGCCTCTCCTCGACGACCTGATGCCCTGGTCGGTGGCCCCGCCGCGGCTGGGCCGCGACTGGGTGACGGCGCCGGACGAGCGGACCCTGCGCGCACGCTGGGACCTGCTCGTACGGTCCGAAGGGGCCGAGCGGGAACGGTTGTTCGGCGCGAGCCGGGCCCGTACGCCGCGCACCACGGTGGCGGCCCTGCCCGGAAGCGCCCGCGGCACCGGGCCGTTCGCGCAGGAGCGGGGCCCGTGCCCCGATCCCGTCCGCTTCCGGCACGGGCCCTTCGACGAGCAGTGGCTGCTCCCGGACCAGCGCCTGATCGACGCCGCCCGGCCCGAACTGTGGCGGGTGGCCGACGGACACCAGCTCTTCCTGGTCGAGCGGGGATACGTGCCCAAGGCCGACGGGCCCGCCCTGAGCGTCTCGGCCGTGCTGCCCGACGGCCGCTCCCCCGCCGGGCGCCCCGGCCGCATCCGCCCGCTGTACCGCCGCCCGGCCGGACGGGAGCCGAACCTCGCGCCCGGCCTGCTCGCGTTCCTCTCCGGGATCCACGATCGCGCGGTCGCGCCGCACGAGGTGACCGCCTGGGCCGTCGCGGCGGCCCGGCCGAGCGCGGCGGGCTGCCTCGTACCCCTGCCGGAGGACCCTCACCTCTGGTCCACCGGAGTGGCGTTGGGGCAGCGGGTGAGCGAGCTGACGACACGCGGGGCGCGCGGCGGCGACAAGCCGCGGCTGCCCGGCGGGCGGCGGCCCTATGTGCGCGCGGCCGTCCCGGCGCGCCCGCGGGAGCTGCGCTACGACGCCGCCGAGGAGGTGCTGCACATCGGCGACGGCGGCCGCATCGCACCGGTGCCGCCGGAGGCGTGGGAGTTCCGGGTGGACGGACTGCGCATCCTCGAGCTGTGGTTCGAGCGGCGTACCGGTCCCGCGCAGGCGGGCACGCTCGCCGCGGTCGGCCCGGCCGGCTGGCCCCAGGAATGGACGTCCGACCTGCTCGAGCTGATCACGGTACTGGCGCTCCTGGACGAACTGCGGTCACAGCAGGCCGAGTTGACGCGCGCCGTGACGAAGACCGTGACGCGGGAGGCACTGCGCGCCGCCGGCGTCCTGCCCGTGCCGGACGCCGCGCGGCGCCCGGCGTCCGTGCTCGACCATCACGAGGAGGGGCCCGGCGGGCAGTTCGCCCTCGTCTGA
- a CDS encoding GntR family transcriptional regulator produces the protein MTSSFAPDSLLLNRKLPLWYQVSQSLRASILGRSPDASLRLPTEEQLAAHYGVSVLTMRQALKELEEEGLISRHRRRGTFIEPSARRASPVRLLGSIDAIVAQQSGERTTILGHGTEPVPGDLTEYFPGCAQVVTYRRLRCDDESGEPTNWACNAVRPEVAAAIDLADLTRWPMTKVLRDAVGVDISRITDTVEARLADPVTAELLQVPLLSPILHYTGVTYDGKGDVVDVARIHYRGDRFSFSMTVEAH, from the coding sequence GTGACCTCCTCCTTCGCGCCCGACTCGCTGCTCCTGAACCGGAAGCTCCCGCTCTGGTACCAGGTGTCCCAGTCGCTGCGCGCCTCGATACTGGGGCGCTCCCCCGACGCCTCGCTGCGCCTGCCCACCGAGGAGCAGCTGGCGGCGCACTACGGGGTGAGCGTGCTCACGATGCGCCAGGCGCTCAAGGAGCTGGAGGAGGAGGGTCTGATCAGCAGGCACCGGCGGCGCGGCACGTTCATCGAGCCCTCGGCCCGCCGGGCCTCCCCGGTCCGGCTGCTCGGCTCGATCGACGCGATCGTGGCCCAGCAGTCGGGCGAGCGCACCACGATCCTGGGCCACGGCACGGAACCGGTGCCGGGCGATCTCACGGAGTACTTCCCCGGGTGCGCGCAGGTCGTGACGTACCGGCGGCTGCGCTGCGACGACGAGAGCGGCGAGCCGACCAACTGGGCGTGCAACGCGGTCCGTCCGGAGGTGGCCGCGGCGATCGACCTCGCCGATCTGACGCGCTGGCCGATGACCAAGGTGCTGCGGGACGCGGTCGGTGTGGACATCTCCCGCATCACGGACACCGTGGAGGCCCGCCTCGCCGACCCCGTCACCGCCGAGCTGCTCCAGGTTCCGCTGCTCTCCCCGATCCTGCACTACACCGGGGTCACCTACGACGGGAAGGGCGACGTCGTCGATGTGGCCCGCATCCACTACCGCGGCGACCGCTTCTCGTTCTCGATGACCGTGGAGGCCCACTGA
- the hmgA gene encoding homogentisate 1,2-dioxygenase, translating to MTSSTVDQARKIAEGLGHSRGFGNEHSSEAVPGALPHGRNAPQRAPLGLYAEQLSGSAFTEPRASNRRSWLYRIRPSAAHPPFTRTDNGRIRTAPFTETAPDPNRLRWNPLPEPPAGTDWLAGLWTLGGNGDATQRTGMAVHLYHANSAMESRVFSDADGELLIVPERGGLLLRTELGLLAARPGEVALIPRGVRFRVELLDASARGYVCENYGRPFELPELGPIGANGLANARDFRAPLAAYEDLDGERGPVEVVNKFCGNLWTATYDHSPLDVVAWHGSHTPYVYDLRTFNVIGSISYDHPDPSIFTVLTSPSDTPGLAGVDFVVFAPRWLVGEDTFRPPYFHRNVMSEYMGLIEGAYDAKAEGFVPGGGSLHNMMSAHGPDRDTFDRASGAELKPQKIDDGLAFMFETRWPVTATAQAATAEHLQRGYDDVWQGLQRHFRS from the coding sequence ATGACGTCATCTACCGTTGACCAGGCGAGGAAGATCGCGGAGGGCCTCGGCCACTCCCGCGGATTCGGCAATGAGCACAGCTCGGAAGCGGTCCCCGGCGCTCTTCCGCACGGCCGCAACGCACCTCAGCGCGCCCCGCTCGGCCTGTACGCGGAGCAGCTGAGCGGCTCCGCCTTCACCGAGCCGCGCGCGAGCAACCGTCGCTCCTGGCTGTACCGGATCCGGCCATCGGCCGCGCACCCGCCGTTCACCCGCACCGACAACGGCCGCATCCGCACGGCGCCCTTCACCGAGACCGCGCCCGACCCCAACCGGCTGCGCTGGAACCCGCTGCCCGAGCCCCCGGCAGGCACCGACTGGCTGGCCGGTCTGTGGACGCTGGGCGGCAACGGCGACGCCACGCAGCGCACCGGCATGGCCGTGCACCTCTACCACGCCAACTCCGCCATGGAGTCGAGGGTGTTCAGCGACGCCGACGGCGAGCTCCTGATCGTCCCCGAGCGCGGCGGGCTGCTCCTGCGCACCGAGCTCGGCCTGCTCGCCGCCCGCCCCGGCGAGGTCGCCCTGATCCCGCGCGGCGTCCGCTTCCGCGTCGAGCTGCTCGACGCCAGCGCCCGGGGGTACGTGTGCGAGAACTACGGCCGGCCCTTCGAGCTGCCCGAGCTCGGCCCGATCGGCGCCAACGGCCTCGCCAACGCGCGGGACTTCCGGGCCCCGCTCGCCGCGTACGAGGACCTCGACGGCGAGCGGGGCCCGGTCGAGGTGGTCAACAAGTTCTGCGGCAACCTCTGGACCGCGACCTACGACCACTCGCCCCTCGACGTCGTCGCCTGGCACGGCAGCCACACGCCGTACGTCTACGACCTGCGCACCTTCAACGTGATCGGCAGCATCAGCTACGACCACCCCGACCCGTCGATCTTCACCGTGCTCACCTCGCCGTCGGACACCCCGGGCCTGGCCGGCGTCGACTTCGTGGTGTTCGCGCCGCGCTGGCTGGTCGGCGAGGACACCTTCCGGCCGCCGTACTTCCACCGCAACGTGATGAGCGAGTACATGGGCCTGATCGAGGGCGCCTACGACGCCAAGGCGGAGGGCTTCGTGCCCGGCGGCGGCTCGCTGCACAACATGATGTCGGCGCACGGCCCGGACCGGGACACCTTCGACCGGGCCAGCGGTGCCGAGCTGAAGCCGCAGAAGATCGACGACGGCCTCGCCTTCATGTTCGAGACGCGCTGGCCGGTCACCGCCACCGCGCAGGCGGCGACCGCCGAACACCTCCAGCGGGGTTACGACGACGTGTGGCAGGGTCTTCAGCGCCACTTCCGCTCCTGA
- a CDS encoding TetR/AcrR family transcriptional regulator gives MSPAPDLHANLRRAPVQQRSAERLSRILDACAELLDETGYEDLSTRAVAQRAGVPIGSVYRFFGNKRAMAEALAARNLDRYAGMINTRLETIDAADWRGAVDAVLDEYLVLKQTVPGFNLVDFGGPQPVPDPDADANHLLAARLSELLPAQFGRTLDADLRRTILVAVEAADATLRLAFRTNPQGDPQIVAETRQLLHAYLARTLD, from the coding sequence GTGTCTCCTGCTCCTGACCTCCACGCCAACCTCCGCAGGGCGCCCGTGCAGCAGCGCAGCGCCGAGCGGCTGTCCCGGATACTCGACGCCTGCGCCGAGCTCCTCGACGAAACCGGTTACGAAGACCTCTCCACACGGGCCGTCGCCCAACGCGCCGGGGTGCCCATCGGCTCGGTCTACCGCTTCTTCGGCAACAAGCGCGCCATGGCCGAGGCCCTCGCCGCCCGCAACCTCGACCGCTACGCCGGCATGATCAACACGCGCCTCGAAACGATCGACGCGGCCGACTGGCGGGGCGCCGTGGACGCGGTCCTGGACGAGTACCTCGTCCTGAAACAGACGGTGCCCGGATTCAACCTGGTCGATTTCGGCGGCCCCCAGCCGGTGCCCGACCCGGACGCCGACGCCAACCACCTCCTGGCCGCGCGCCTGTCCGAACTCCTCCCGGCGCAGTTCGGCCGCACCCTGGACGCGGATCTGCGCCGGACCATCCTGGTCGCGGTGGAGGCGGCCGACGCGACCCTGCGCCTGGCCTTCCGCACGAATCCGCAGGGCGACCCGCAGATCGTCGCCGAGACCCGGCAGCTCCTGCACGCCTATCTCGCCCGCACCCTGGACTGA
- a CDS encoding molybdopterin-dependent oxidoreductase, whose protein sequence is MSRTALRICPLCEATCGLSLTIEGARVTGARGDADDVFSRGFICPKGASFGEIDADPDRLSGPLVRRDGVLREATWDEAFDLIAARVRPLVETYGPNAVGVVLGNPNVHTMAGALYPPALLGALRTRNLFTASTLDQMPKHVSSGLLFGDPFAIPVPDLDRTDHLLLLGANPLESNGSLCTAPDFAGKLRALRRRGGTLTVVDPRRTRTAKLADRHVAIRPGTDALLLASIAQVLCEEKLTAPGALRARAEGLDEVADAVREFTPEAVGPRCDVEPDAIRAIARELAAAPTAAVYGRIGSCTVEHGTLASWLVDVLNILTGNLDRPGGALFPLSATDRAPRPAAPGKGFALGRWHSRVGHHPEVKSELPLAALAEEIETPGEGRIRVLIASAANPVLSAPDGDRLDRALAGLDFMVSIDPYLNETSLHADVVLPPPPPSQSAHFDFAFNGFAVRNQVRYTRPAVPLAEGRMDECEIHARLVLAVSGPHGAGPGAVDAMIVERTLGKEVADPHSPVHGQDAAALAARLTGTGGPERRLDLMLRLGPYGDGFGANPDGLSLERVLAHPHGIDLGPLTPRLAQVLRTRSGRIELLPAPIAADLPRLRAALDAPTDALVLVGRRHLRSNNSWLHNIPALSGGSNRCTLQIHPEDAARHGLADGADVRITADGGAVVAPVEITDSVREGVVSLPHGWGHSRAGSRLTIAAGRPGVNVNQLLDGSRLDPLSGTSVLNGFPVTLAPLP, encoded by the coding sequence ATGTCCCGCACCGCCCTGCGTATCTGCCCGCTCTGCGAAGCCACCTGCGGGCTGAGCCTCACCATCGAAGGGGCCCGGGTCACCGGCGCCCGCGGAGACGCGGACGACGTGTTCAGCCGGGGGTTCATCTGTCCCAAGGGCGCCTCCTTCGGAGAGATCGACGCCGACCCCGACCGCCTGAGCGGACCGCTCGTGCGCCGCGACGGGGTGCTGCGGGAGGCCACGTGGGACGAGGCCTTCGACCTGATCGCGGCCCGGGTGCGCCCGCTCGTCGAGACGTACGGGCCGAACGCGGTCGGTGTCGTGCTCGGCAACCCCAACGTCCACACCATGGCCGGCGCCCTCTACCCGCCCGCCCTGCTCGGCGCGCTGCGCACCCGCAACCTCTTCACCGCGAGCACCCTCGACCAGATGCCCAAGCACGTCTCCAGCGGGCTCCTGTTCGGCGACCCGTTCGCCATCCCGGTGCCCGACCTCGACCGCACCGACCATCTGCTGCTGCTCGGCGCCAACCCGCTGGAGTCCAACGGCAGCCTCTGCACCGCCCCCGACTTCGCCGGGAAGCTGCGCGCCCTGCGCCGGCGCGGCGGCACCCTCACCGTGGTCGACCCCCGGCGCACCCGCACCGCGAAGCTCGCCGACCGGCACGTGGCGATCCGGCCCGGCACCGACGCCCTGCTGCTCGCCTCCATCGCCCAGGTCCTCTGCGAGGAGAAGCTCACCGCGCCCGGCGCCCTTCGAGCGCGGGCCGAGGGCCTCGACGAAGTGGCGGACGCCGTAAGGGAGTTCACGCCCGAGGCCGTCGGGCCCCGGTGCGACGTGGAACCCGACGCCATCCGCGCCATCGCCCGGGAACTGGCCGCCGCGCCCACCGCCGCCGTCTACGGCCGGATCGGCAGCTGCACCGTCGAGCACGGCACCCTGGCCAGCTGGCTCGTCGACGTGCTCAACATCCTCACCGGCAACCTGGACCGGCCAGGCGGCGCCCTCTTCCCGCTCTCCGCCACCGACCGGGCACCCCGGCCCGCGGCCCCCGGCAAGGGCTTCGCGCTCGGGCGCTGGCACAGCCGCGTCGGCCACCACCCCGAGGTGAAGTCCGAACTGCCGCTCGCCGCGCTCGCCGAGGAGATCGAGACCCCGGGCGAGGGACGGATCCGTGTCCTCATCGCCTCCGCCGCCAACCCGGTGCTCTCCGCGCCCGACGGGGACCGGCTCGACCGGGCGCTCGCCGGGCTCGACTTCATGGTGAGCATCGACCCGTACCTCAACGAGACCTCGCTGCACGCCGACGTCGTCCTGCCCCCGCCGCCGCCCTCGCAGAGCGCGCACTTCGACTTCGCGTTCAACGGCTTCGCCGTGCGCAACCAGGTCCGCTACACCCGGCCCGCCGTGCCGCTCGCCGAGGGGCGCATGGACGAGTGCGAGATCCACGCCCGCCTGGTGCTCGCCGTGAGCGGCCCGCACGGCGCCGGACCGGGCGCGGTCGACGCGATGATCGTCGAACGCACCCTCGGCAAGGAGGTCGCCGATCCCCACTCGCCCGTGCACGGCCAGGACGCCGCCGCCCTCGCCGCCCGCCTCACCGGCACGGGCGGCCCCGAGCGCCGCCTCGACCTCATGCTCAGGCTCGGCCCGTACGGCGACGGCTTCGGCGCGAACCCGGACGGCCTGAGCCTGGAACGCGTGCTCGCCCACCCCCATGGCATCGACCTCGGACCGCTCACGCCCCGCCTCGCGCAGGTCCTCAGGACCCGCAGCGGCCGGATCGAGCTCCTGCCCGCCCCCATCGCCGCGGATCTGCCCCGGCTGCGCGCCGCCCTCGACGCGCCGACCGACGCGCTCGTCCTGGTCGGCCGGCGCCATCTGCGCTCCAACAACAGCTGGCTGCACAACATCCCTGCCCTGAGCGGCGGTTCCAACCGCTGCACCCTCCAGATCCACCCCGAGGACGCGGCCCGGCACGGCCTCGCCGACGGCGCCGACGTACGGATCACGGCGGACGGGGGAGCGGTCGTGGCGCCGGTGGAGATCACCGACAGCGTCCGCGAGGGCGTGGTCAGCCTGCCGCACGGCTGGGGACACAGCAGGGCCGGCAGCCGGCTGACGATCGCCGCCGGCCGCCCCGGCGTCAACGTCAACCAGCTCCTGGACGGCTCACGGCTCGACCCCCTGTCGGGTACCTCCGTGCTCAACGGATTCCCCGTCACCCTGGCACCCCTGCCGTGA
- a CDS encoding CitMHS family transporter, translating into MLTILGFGMIATFLVLIMLKKMSPIAALVLIPALFCVFVGKGAHLGDYVIKGVGSLAPTAAMLMFAIIYFGVMIDVGLFDPVVRGILRFCKADPMRVVVGTAVLAAIVSLDGDGSTTFMITVSAMYPLYKRLGMSLVVMTGVAAIANGVMNTLLWGGPTARAATALKVDASDIFVPMIPALAVGLVAVLVLSYVLGLRERKRVGHLCLDKVLQPESEPETVLVGAGGPGGAPRTTGGGVGPDASEGDDDGFQGLDSARETLRPKLYWFNALLTVALLTSMIMEWLPIPVLFLIGAALALSVNFPHIPAQKARIAAHADNVVNVSGMVFAAAVFTGVLNGTGMVKHMADWLVGVVPDSMGSHMGLVTGVLSLPLTYFMSNDGFYFGVVPVLAEAGAAHGVSSLEIARASLAGQALHMSSPLVPAVYVLVGMAKVEFGDHTRFTVKWAALTCLVVLGSGILFGIV; encoded by the coding sequence ATGCTGACCATCCTCGGCTTCGGCATGATCGCGACCTTCCTGGTCCTGATCATGCTGAAGAAGATGTCGCCGATCGCGGCGCTGGTTCTGATCCCCGCTCTCTTCTGCGTCTTCGTCGGCAAGGGAGCACATCTCGGCGACTACGTGATCAAGGGCGTGGGTTCGCTCGCACCGACCGCCGCGATGCTCATGTTCGCGATCATCTACTTCGGCGTGATGATCGACGTCGGCCTCTTCGACCCGGTCGTGCGAGGCATCCTGCGCTTCTGCAAGGCCGACCCGATGCGGGTGGTGGTCGGCACCGCGGTGCTCGCCGCGATCGTCTCGCTCGACGGCGACGGGTCCACCACCTTCATGATCACCGTCTCGGCGATGTATCCGCTGTACAAGCGGCTCGGGATGAGCCTCGTGGTGATGACCGGCGTCGCCGCGATCGCCAACGGCGTGATGAACACCCTGCTCTGGGGCGGCCCCACCGCCCGCGCCGCGACCGCGCTCAAGGTGGACGCCTCCGACATCTTCGTGCCGATGATCCCCGCCCTCGCGGTCGGCCTGGTCGCGGTCCTTGTCCTCTCGTACGTCCTCGGCCTGCGCGAGCGCAAGCGCGTGGGCCACCTCTGTCTCGACAAGGTCCTCCAGCCCGAGAGCGAGCCCGAGACCGTGCTCGTGGGGGCCGGGGGCCCCGGCGGGGCCCCGCGCACGACGGGCGGCGGCGTAGGGCCGGACGCCTCCGAGGGCGACGACGACGGCTTCCAGGGGCTCGACTCCGCACGCGAGACCCTGCGGCCCAAGCTGTACTGGTTCAACGCACTGCTCACCGTCGCCCTGCTCACCTCCATGATCATGGAGTGGCTGCCGATCCCGGTGCTCTTCCTCATCGGCGCCGCCCTCGCGCTGAGCGTGAACTTCCCGCACATCCCGGCCCAGAAGGCCCGCATCGCCGCCCACGCCGACAATGTCGTGAACGTCTCCGGCATGGTCTTCGCGGCCGCCGTCTTCACGGGCGTCCTCAACGGCACCGGCATGGTCAAGCACATGGCCGACTGGCTGGTCGGCGTGGTGCCGGACAGCATGGGTTCGCACATGGGCCTGGTCACCGGCGTGCTCAGCCTGCCGCTCACGTACTTCATGTCGAACGACGGCTTCTACTTCGGTGTCGTGCCGGTCCTGGCCGAGGCCGGCGCCGCCCACGGGGTCTCCTCCCTGGAGATCGCCCGCGCCTCGCTCGCCGGCCAGGCCCTGCACATGTCGAGCCCGCTGGTCCCCGCGGTGTACGTCCTGGTCGGCATGGCCAAGGTGGAGTTCGGCGACCACACCCGTTTCACCGTGAAGTGGGCGGCCCTGACCTGCCTCGTCGTCCTGGGATCGGGCATCCTGTTCGGCATCGTCTGA
- a CDS encoding aldehyde dehydrogenase family protein, which produces MKAHDGMYIGGAWRAAAGHDGIAVVNPVDEQVIAEVPAGTAEDVDAAVRAARAALPGWAATPPAERAAKLAALRDRLAARKDEIAETISAELGAPLPFAQAVQAGLPIAVAGSYAELAATYAFEEKVGNSTVHLEPVGVVGAITPWNYPLHQIVNKVAPALAAGCTVVLKPAEDTPLTAQLFAEAVHEAGLPAGVFNLVTGLGPVAGQALAEHEGVDLVSFTGSTAVGKRIGATAGAAVKRVALELGGKSANVILPSADLAKAVAVGVANVMGNSGQTCSAWTRMLVHAGQYDEAVELASAAAAKYTVGDRVGPLVNAKQRERVRGYIEAGVREGARIVAGGADAPLERGYYVAPTVFADVTPDMTIAQEEIFGPVVSIIKYEDEDDALRIANGTVYGLAGAVWAGDEAEAVAFARRMDTGQVDINGGRFNPLAPFGGYKQSGVGRELGVHGLTEYLQTKSLQF; this is translated from the coding sequence ATGAAGGCCCACGACGGCATGTACATCGGCGGCGCGTGGCGGGCCGCCGCGGGCCATGACGGCATCGCGGTGGTGAACCCGGTCGACGAACAGGTCATCGCCGAGGTCCCGGCCGGCACGGCCGAGGACGTCGACGCCGCGGTACGCGCCGCGCGTGCCGCCCTGCCCGGCTGGGCCGCGACCCCGCCGGCCGAGCGCGCGGCGAAGCTCGCGGCGCTGCGCGACCGGCTGGCCGCCCGCAAGGACGAGATCGCCGAGACGATCAGCGCCGAGCTGGGCGCCCCGCTGCCGTTCGCCCAGGCCGTGCAGGCGGGCCTGCCCATCGCCGTCGCCGGTTCCTACGCGGAACTCGCGGCCACGTACGCCTTCGAGGAGAAGGTCGGGAACTCCACGGTCCACCTGGAGCCGGTCGGTGTCGTCGGCGCGATCACGCCCTGGAACTATCCGCTGCACCAGATCGTGAACAAAGTGGCACCCGCGCTGGCGGCGGGCTGCACGGTCGTCCTCAAGCCCGCCGAGGACACGCCCCTGACCGCGCAGCTCTTCGCCGAGGCGGTGCACGAAGCGGGCCTGCCCGCCGGTGTGTTCAACCTCGTCACGGGTCTCGGGCCGGTCGCGGGCCAGGCGCTCGCCGAGCACGAGGGCGTCGACCTCGTTTCCTTCACCGGTTCGACGGCCGTCGGCAAGCGGATCGGCGCGACGGCCGGCGCGGCCGTCAAGCGCGTCGCCCTCGAACTGGGCGGCAAGTCGGCCAACGTCATCCTGCCCTCGGCCGACCTCGCGAAGGCGGTCGCCGTGGGTGTCGCCAATGTGATGGGCAACTCCGGTCAGACGTGCAGCGCCTGGACGCGGATGCTGGTCCACGCCGGTCAGTACGACGAGGCCGTCGAGCTGGCCTCGGCCGCCGCGGCCAAGTACACCGTCGGCGACCGCGTCGGCCCGCTCGTCAACGCCAAGCAGCGCGAGCGCGTGCGCGGCTACATCGAGGCGGGGGTGCGCGAGGGCGCCCGCATCGTCGCGGGCGGCGCCGACGCGCCCCTTGAACGGGGCTACTACGTCGCGCCGACCGTTTTCGCCGACGTCACCCCCGACATGACCATCGCGCAGGAGGAGATCTTCGGCCCGGTCGTCTCGATCATCAAGTACGAGGACGAGGACGACGCCCTGCGGATCGCCAACGGCACGGTGTACGGCCTGGCCGGCGCGGTCTGGGCGGGCGACGAGGCGGAGGCGGTCGCCTTCGCGCGGCGCATGGACACCGGCCAGGTCGACATCAACGGCGGCCGCTTCAACCCCCTGGCCCCCTTCGGTGGTTACAAGCAGTCGGGGGTCGGCCGCGAACTCGGCGTCCACGGCCTGACCGAATACCTCCAGACGAAGTCGCTCCAGTTCTGA
- a CDS encoding Zn-dependent alcohol dehydrogenase, with translation MVRAAVLPAVGSPLEITDIDLPEPGPGQVRVRLAAAGVCHSDLSLTNGTMRVPVPAVLGHEGAGTVVAVGEGVTSVAPGTQVVLNWAPSCGSCHPCSLGEVWLCVNALNGAASVYARTANGTELHPGLNVAAFAEETVVAENCVIPLPAGIPLTEAALLGCAVLTGYGAIHHSARVRQGETVAVFGAGGVGLATLQAARIAGAGQIVAVDVSPDKEGLAREAGATDFVVASDTTAKDIRRLTGGQGTDVAVECVGRAVTIRTAWESTRRGGRTTVVGIGGKDQQVTFNALELFHWGRTLAGCVYGNCDPAKDLPVLADHIRAGRLDLNSLVSEHIPLDAIPKAFDNMLAGKGGRALVVF, from the coding sequence ATGGTTCGCGCCGCCGTACTGCCCGCCGTCGGCTCTCCGCTGGAGATCACCGACATCGACCTCCCCGAGCCCGGCCCCGGCCAGGTGCGGGTCCGCCTGGCCGCCGCCGGGGTCTGCCACTCCGACCTCTCGCTCACCAACGGCACGATGAGGGTTCCGGTCCCCGCCGTCCTCGGCCACGAGGGCGCGGGCACGGTCGTCGCCGTCGGCGAGGGCGTCACCTCCGTCGCGCCCGGCACCCAGGTCGTCCTCAACTGGGCGCCGTCCTGCGGCAGTTGTCACCCCTGCTCGCTCGGCGAGGTGTGGCTCTGCGTCAACGCGCTGAACGGCGCGGCCTCGGTGTACGCACGCACCGCGAACGGCACGGAGCTCCACCCGGGCCTGAACGTCGCCGCGTTCGCCGAGGAGACCGTCGTGGCGGAGAACTGCGTGATCCCCCTCCCCGCCGGCATCCCCCTCACCGAAGCGGCGCTGCTCGGCTGCGCGGTCCTCACGGGATACGGCGCGATCCACCACTCGGCGCGGGTGCGCCAGGGCGAGACGGTCGCGGTGTTCGGCGCGGGCGGCGTGGGCCTGGCCACGCTCCAGGCCGCCCGGATCGCGGGCGCGGGGCAGATCGTCGCCGTCGACGTCTCCCCGGACAAGGAGGGGCTGGCCCGCGAGGCCGGGGCCACCGACTTCGTCGTGGCGTCGGACACCACCGCGAAGGACATCCGCCGGCTCACCGGCGGCCAGGGCACGGACGTGGCCGTCGAGTGCGTGGGCCGCGCGGTGACGATCCGTACCGCCTGGGAGTCGACCCGGCGCGGCGGCCGCACCACGGTCGTCGGCATCGGCGGCAAGGACCAGCAGGTCACCTTCAACGCCCTGGAACTCTTCCACTGGGGACGCACCCTGGCAGGCTGCGTCTATGGCAACTGCGACCCGGCGAAGGACCTCCCGGTCCTGGCCGACCACATCCGAGCGGGCCGCCTGGACCTGAACTCCCTGGTGTCCGAACACATCCCCCTGGACGCCATCCCGAAGGCCTTCGACAACATGCTGGCCGGCAAGGGCGGCCGAGCGCTGGTCGTGTTCTGA